ATCATGCATGTGAGTGTTTTTCATGATTTTGTCATTTAAATGATAGGAAATATCATTTGCGTTATCTGGCATAAAACCATACATTCATAAACTCAAGTTATGCAATGCTTGTTTTTCACTCATTCAATTTTTTGAGGTGGTACATGTCGGGAATCGCCGTTCTTATTGTGGCGTTAATTTTACTGGTCGCTGCGATTTATAATCTCGTGTCTTACGCTCGCGATCGTAAACAGTCGAGCTTACCGAGCAAAAAAACAAAACGTTAGCATGATAATTATTTTAGAAAAATAAATTATGCCTTCATGTTATTGGCTATTGACGACACTCCGTCATTTATTCTTTTGCGTAAGCGCGTGTTAACCAGCCTGCTACATCTACCTGAATCACACCTGCACGCTGTTCTTAATCATCGCAATAATCCATATAAAAAAGCCCCTGCAATCAATGCAGGGGCTTGATAATCATTGCCATTCTTGGCGGGTGTTATATCGCACTACCCGCCCGGGGTACATCCCGCACCCAGGGGGGTTAACAGACCCCATCCGGCGCTTATCTCCGGCACTCATGATGGCTTAGCTCTTGAAGGGGTTTAAGAATATTCTCACGAAAAAGCCGCCCTGTTTTAACATTTACTGCTATCGCAACTATTAGCAAGCTAATTTAGAAACT
This Klebsiella sp. RHBSTW-00484 DNA region includes the following protein-coding sequences:
- a CDS encoding small membrane protein: MSGIAVLIVALILLVAAIYNLVSYARDRKQSSLPSKKTKR